From a single Rhodospirillales bacterium genomic region:
- a CDS encoding efflux RND transporter periplasmic adaptor subunit has protein sequence MSKFRTRAVVAVIALVAITGGLYYISRAESAPKNASKGPPPAPVLVAKAETADVPVVLTAIGTVQARASVAVKSRVDGHILETHFREGQTVAKGDLLIRIDPRPFAAQLKQAEANVARDRAQLAKVRADLTRYGQLSERGVASVQRHEEAQAAANSLEATIRAGEAAIELARLQLEYSAIRSPIDGRAGSLLVSVGNLVRGTDAAPLVVINETRPVYVSFTLPEQHLAEIRRRTSQGGMTIEARPSEDPGPPATGNVDFVNNAVDPATGSIGLRATVANEDERLLPGQFAHVRVTMDTLKSATVVPAQAIQNSQKGQFVFVLKAGTIKDNQGEVEQRYVKTGVTHQDIIVVREGLAAGETVVTEGQLRLQPGSRVVMRPPTTS, from the coding sequence ATGTCCAAGTTCAGGACGCGGGCTGTCGTTGCGGTCATCGCCCTCGTCGCGATCACCGGCGGACTCTATTACATCTCGCGCGCCGAAAGCGCCCCCAAGAACGCGTCCAAGGGCCCGCCGCCGGCGCCGGTCCTGGTCGCCAAGGCCGAGACGGCCGACGTGCCGGTGGTCCTTACCGCCATCGGCACCGTCCAGGCGCGCGCCTCGGTCGCGGTCAAGTCGCGGGTCGACGGCCACATCCTGGAAACCCACTTCCGCGAAGGCCAAACAGTCGCCAAGGGCGATCTGCTGATCCGCATCGACCCGCGCCCGTTCGCCGCGCAACTCAAGCAGGCCGAGGCCAACGTCGCGCGTGACCGCGCCCAACTCGCCAAGGTGCGCGCCGATCTCACCCGCTACGGCCAGCTTTCCGAGCGCGGCGTCGCCTCGGTCCAAAGGCACGAGGAAGCCCAGGCGGCGGCCAACTCGCTCGAAGCCACCATCCGCGCCGGCGAGGCAGCGATCGAACTTGCACGCCTCCAGCTCGAATACAGCGCGATCCGGTCGCCGATCGACGGCCGCGCCGGCAGCCTTCTGGTGTCGGTCGGCAACCTGGTGCGCGGCACCGACGCCGCGCCCTTAGTGGTGATCAACGAAACCCGCCCGGTCTACGTCTCGTTCACGTTGCCCGAACAGCATCTGGCCGAAATCCGTAGGCGCACCAGCCAGGGTGGCATGACCATCGAGGCGCGCCCGTCCGAGGACCCCGGCCCGCCCGCGACCGGCAACGTCGATTTCGTCAACAACGCGGTCGACCCCGCAACCGGCTCGATCGGGTTGCGCGCCACCGTCGCCAACGAGGACGAACGCCTGTTGCCCGGCCAGTTCGCCCACGTGCGCGTGACCATGGATACCCTTAAGAGCGCGACCGTCGTTCCCGCCCAGGCGATCCAGAACAGCCAGAAGGGTCAGTTCGTGTTCGTCCTCAAGGCGGGCACCATCAAGGACAACCAGGGCGAGGTCGAGCAACGCTACGTCAAGACCGGCGTCACGCACCAGGACATCATCGTCGTGCGCGAGGGCCTGGCCGCGGGCGAGACGGTCGTCACCGAAGGCCAGCTCCGCCTGCAGCCGGGCAGCCGGGTGGTGATGCGTCCGCCGACGACGTCCTGA
- a CDS encoding acriflavine resistance protein B, whose amino-acid sequence MNLPEMCIRRPVMTTLMMASFVAFGLLAYRLLPVSELPNVDFPTVEVSARLPGANPESMASSVATPLESQFSRIAGVESMTSVSTHGISRITIQFALDRDIDAASLDVQSAISTALRSLPPEMPAPPSFRKLNPSDFAIIFIGLSSDILPLSAINEYADPVLAQRISTIDGVAQVSVFGAQKYAVRVQVNPDALAARGLGIEDIARTIRAGNTNQPTGTLSGSHRVFTIETTGKLSQAAGYAEEIVAWRGGAPIRLKEVATVIDSVENNRIATSVGDKRAVVLAVYRQPGSNTVKIADAVRETLPAFRQMLPPSVNLTVMYDRSVLIRESINDVQFTLVLAASLVVMVIFLFLRNLSATLIASLALPISVIGTFALIYPFGFSLNNLSLMALTLAVGFVVDDAIVMLENIVRHMERGEKPMEAALKGSREIGFTILSMTVSLVAVFIPIAFMGGIVGRLLHEFAVTISAAILVSGFVSLTLTPMMCARFLKPESEVKHGRLYTVTERAFERLLALYRVTLDWSLKHHRVTFATFLATIAGTGLLYVVVAKDFLPSEDSGRLFAFTEGAQDTSFDSMFRLQSQVAAIVAADPAVRTLMSSVGASGNRVTTNTGLIFIALKPRKERKDSADEVMKRLRPKLNQIPGIRVFVQNPPVIRVGGRLSKAQYEYTLQSLDLDELYKWAGILEERFRSLPALVDVNSDLAVTSPTAVVNINRAKAATLGISAEQVETALASAFGTRQVSTIYTAANQYPVIIEVDPRHQLDPSALSRLYLRSSTGQLVALDAIASITQNVGPLTINHQAQLPSVTIAFNLAPGIALGTASDQIRALERELRMPPTVAGAFAGSADAFQKSLQGMGWLLALAIFVVYVALGILYESFIHPLTILSGLPSAGVGALLVLILFGTPLSLYSFIGIIMLVGIVKKNAIMMIDFAIEAQRREGKAPAEAIRQACLIRFRPIMMTTMAAFMGSLPLAVGIGAGSDARQPLGLAVVGGLLVSQILTLYITPVLYLYLERAQERLSARPVPEIDGAIDGTQKPAE is encoded by the coding sequence ATGAACCTTCCCGAAATGTGCATCCGCCGACCGGTGATGACGACGCTGATGATGGCGTCGTTCGTCGCCTTCGGCCTGCTCGCCTACCGCCTGCTGCCGGTGAGCGAGTTGCCCAACGTCGATTTCCCGACCGTCGAGGTTTCGGCGCGGCTGCCCGGCGCCAATCCGGAATCAATGGCGTCCTCGGTGGCGACGCCGCTGGAAAGCCAGTTTTCGCGCATCGCCGGGGTCGAATCGATGACCTCGGTGAGTACCCACGGCATTAGCCGGATCACCATCCAGTTCGCGCTCGACCGCGACATCGACGCCGCCTCGCTCGACGTGCAATCGGCGATCTCGACTGCGCTCCGCAGCTTGCCGCCCGAAATGCCGGCGCCACCCTCGTTCCGCAAGCTCAATCCGTCCGATTTCGCCATCATCTTCATCGGCCTCTCATCCGATATCTTGCCGCTGTCGGCGATCAACGAATACGCCGATCCCGTGCTGGCGCAGCGGATTTCGACCATCGACGGCGTCGCCCAAGTCAGCGTCTTCGGCGCCCAGAAATACGCGGTCCGGGTCCAGGTCAATCCCGACGCGCTGGCCGCGCGCGGGCTCGGCATCGAAGACATCGCCCGCACCATCCGCGCCGGCAACACCAACCAGCCGACCGGAACGTTGAGCGGGTCGCACCGCGTTTTCACCATCGAAACCACCGGCAAATTGTCCCAGGCGGCGGGCTATGCCGAGGAAATCGTCGCTTGGCGCGGCGGTGCGCCGATCCGGCTCAAGGAAGTCGCCACCGTTATCGATTCGGTCGAGAACAACCGAATCGCGACCTCGGTCGGCGACAAGCGCGCGGTGGTGCTGGCGGTCTACCGCCAGCCCGGCAGCAATACGGTGAAGATCGCCGACGCGGTCAGGGAAACCCTGCCCGCGTTCCGCCAGATGCTGCCGCCGTCGGTCAACCTGACCGTGATGTACGACCGTTCGGTCCTGATCCGCGAATCGATCAACGACGTGCAGTTCACGCTGGTGCTGGCGGCGTCGCTGGTGGTGATGGTGATCTTCCTGTTCCTGCGCAACCTGTCCGCGACCTTGATCGCCAGCCTTGCGCTCCCGATTTCGGTGATCGGCACATTCGCGCTGATATATCCGTTCGGGTTCAGCCTCAACAACCTGTCGCTGATGGCGCTGACGCTGGCGGTCGGGTTCGTGGTCGACGACGCCATTGTCATGCTCGAAAACATCGTCCGCCACATGGAGCGGGGCGAAAAACCGATGGAAGCGGCGCTCAAGGGCTCGCGCGAGATCGGCTTCACGATTCTCTCCATGACCGTCTCGCTGGTCGCCGTATTCATCCCAATCGCGTTCATGGGCGGCATCGTCGGGCGCCTGCTGCACGAATTCGCCGTCACCATCAGCGCGGCGATCCTGGTGTCGGGCTTCGTCTCGCTGACGCTGACGCCGATGATGTGCGCGCGCTTCCTGAAGCCCGAATCCGAGGTCAAGCACGGCCGGCTATACACCGTCACCGAGCGGGCTTTCGAGCGCCTGCTCGCGCTCTACCGCGTGACCCTCGACTGGTCGCTCAAGCACCACCGCGTCACCTTCGCCACCTTCCTCGCCACCATCGCCGGCACCGGGCTGCTCTACGTCGTGGTCGCCAAGGATTTCCTGCCGAGCGAGGATTCGGGGCGCCTGTTCGCCTTCACCGAGGGCGCCCAGGACACCTCGTTCGACTCCATGTTCCGGCTGCAATCCCAGGTCGCGGCGATCGTCGCCGCCGATCCGGCGGTCCGGACCCTGATGTCCTCGGTCGGTGCCAGCGGCAACCGCGTCACCACCAACACCGGGCTGATCTTCATCGCCCTCAAGCCGCGCAAGGAGCGCAAGGATTCCGCCGACGAAGTGATGAAGCGCCTGCGCCCCAAGCTGAACCAGATTCCCGGCATCCGCGTGTTCGTGCAAAACCCGCCGGTGATCCGGGTCGGCGGGCGCCTCAGCAAGGCGCAGTACGAGTACACCCTGCAGAGCCTCGACCTCGACGAACTCTACAAGTGGGCCGGCATCCTGGAGGAGCGTTTCCGCAGCCTTCCCGCCCTGGTCGACGTCAACAGCGACCTCGCCGTCACCAGCCCGACGGCGGTGGTCAACATCAACCGCGCCAAGGCGGCGACGCTCGGGATTTCCGCCGAACAGGTGGAAACCGCGCTCGCCAGCGCCTTCGGCACCCGCCAGGTGTCGACCATTTACACCGCGGCCAACCAGTATCCGGTCATCATCGAGGTCGATCCCAGGCATCAACTCGATCCCTCGGCGCTGTCGCGCCTGTACCTCCGCTCCTCGACCGGACAGTTGGTGGCGCTGGACGCGATCGCGTCGATCACCCAAAACGTCGGGCCCCTGACCATCAACCATCAGGCCCAGTTGCCGTCGGTGACGATCGCGTTCAATCTGGCGCCGGGCATCGCGCTCGGCACCGCGTCCGACCAGATCCGCGCGCTCGAGCGCGAACTGCGCATGCCGCCGACCGTCGCCGGCGCCTTCGCCGGCTCGGCGGACGCGTTCCAGAAGTCGCTCCAGGGCATGGGCTGGCTGCTGGCGCTCGCCATCTTCGTCGTCTACGTCGCCCTCGGTATCCTTTACGAAAGCTTCATTCACCCGCTGACAATCCTGTCGGGCCTGCCGAGCGCCGGCGTCGGCGCGCTTTTGGTGCTGATCCTGTTCGGCACGCCGCTCAGCCTTTATTCCTTCATCGGCATCATCATGCTGGTCGGCATCGTCAAGAAGAACGCGATCATGATGATCGATTTCGCGATCGAGGCGCAGCGCCGCGAGGGCAAGGCGCCGGCCGAGGCCATCCGCCAAGCCTGCCTGATCCGGTTCCGCCCGATCATGATGACGACCATGGCGGCGTTCATGGGCTCGTTGCCGCTGGCCGTCGGCATCGGCGCCGGCAGCGACGCGCGCCAGCCGTTGGGACTGGCCGTCGTCGGCGGGCTTCTGGTGTCCCAAATCCTGACCCTCTACATCACGCCGGTACTCTATCTCTATCTCGAGCGCGCACAGGAACGGCTGAGCGCCCGCCCGGTGCCCGAGATCGACGGCGCGATCGACGGCACGCAAAAACCCGCCGAATAG
- a CDS encoding cold-shock protein, which yields MPQGTVKWFNPTKRFGFIEPEGGAKDVFVHMSAVEKAGLKTLSEGQKVKFELATDDKGKVSAVNLSLA from the coding sequence ATGCCGCAAGGTACGGTCAAGTGGTTCAATCCGACCAAGCGCTTTGGGTTCATCGAACCCGAGGGCGGCGCGAAGGACGTCTTCGTGCACATGTCGGCGGTGGAAAAAGCCGGGCTCAAGACCCTGTCCGAAGGACAAAAGGTCAAGTTCGAGCTGGCGACCGACGACAAGGGCAAAGTGTCGGCCGTGAACCTGTCGCTCGCCTAA
- the queA gene encoding tRNA preQ1(34) S-adenosylmethionine ribosyltransferase-isomerase QueA, whose amino-acid sequence MKVSDFDFDLPARLIAQAPIAPRDASRMLVIEDTSIEDAWVRDLPGRLDPGDLLVVNDTRVIPARLAGRIDKAVAEATLIRREGPARWRALAKPGRKFKPGARVEFAPDLSAEVVGRGDGGDVTLAFDRSGAALDAALARHGIMPLPPYIKRPKTGDPADRRDYQTLFAARDGAVAAPTAGLHFTPALVDALQARGVAIAVVTLHVGAGTFLPVKTETVEEHRMHAEWGEVSAATAHAVNAARAAGRRVVAVGSTSLRLLESAAAADGAVAPFAGETDIFIVPGYRFRVADRMLTNFHLPRSTLFMLVCAFAGTEIMKRAYAHAIERGYRFYSYGDCCLLGRNPA is encoded by the coding sequence ATGAAAGTCTCCGATTTCGATTTCGATCTGCCGGCCCGCCTGATCGCGCAAGCGCCGATAGCGCCGCGCGACGCCTCGCGGATGCTGGTGATCGAGGACACGTCGATCGAGGACGCCTGGGTTCGCGACCTGCCGGGGCGGCTCGACCCCGGTGACCTGCTCGTCGTCAACGACACCCGCGTCATTCCCGCCCGGCTTGCGGGCCGGATCGACAAGGCCGTGGCCGAGGCGACCCTGATCAGGCGCGAGGGTCCGGCACGCTGGCGCGCGCTCGCCAAGCCGGGACGCAAGTTCAAGCCGGGCGCGCGGGTCGAATTCGCGCCCGATCTCTCGGCCGAAGTCGTCGGCCGGGGCGACGGCGGCGACGTGACGCTCGCGTTCGACCGCAGCGGCGCCGCGCTCGACGCCGCGCTCGCGCGCCACGGAATCATGCCGCTGCCCCCCTACATCAAGCGGCCCAAGACCGGCGATCCCGCCGACCGGCGCGATTACCAGACCCTGTTCGCCGCCCGCGACGGCGCGGTCGCGGCGCCGACCGCCGGGCTTCATTTCACGCCCGCGCTGGTCGATGCGCTGCAAGCGCGCGGGGTCGCCATCGCCGTCGTGACCTTGCACGTGGGAGCGGGTACGTTCCTGCCGGTGAAAACCGAAACGGTGGAAGAGCACCGCATGCACGCCGAATGGGGCGAGGTGAGCGCAGCGACCGCGCACGCCGTCAACGCCGCGCGCGCGGCGGGCCGCCGGGTGGTCGCCGTCGGCTCGACCTCGCTCCGGCTGCTCGAATCGGCCGCCGCCGCGGACGGGGCCGTCGCCCCCTTCGCCGGCGAAACCGACATCTTCATCGTGCCCGGCTACCGCTTCAGGGTCGCCGACCGGATGCTGACCAATTTCCACCTGCCGCGCTCGACGTTGTTCATGCTGGTCTGCGCCTTCGCCGGAACCGAGATTATGAAACGCGCCTACGCCCACGCGATCGAACGCGGCTACCGGTTCTACTCCTACGGCGATTGCTGCCTTCTGGGGCGGAACCCGGCGTGA
- the tgt gene encoding tRNA guanosine(34) transglycosylase Tgt, protein MSLDFALLARDGRARLGRIETAHGPVATPAFMPVGTAATVKAMTADAVRATGAEMVLANTYHLMLRPGAERIERLGGLHRFMDWPGPILTDSGGFQVMSLAKLRTITEAGVTFQSHVDGSTHELSPERAMDIQRQLGADVTMVLDECTPFPADEATAADSMRRSMRWAARSKDAFVRRSGYGLFGINQGGVYENLRRESAEALKAIGFDGYAVGGLAVGEGQETTFRVLDFTLPLLPEDRPRYLMGVGKPADLVGAVARGIDLFDCVLPTRSGRTEQAFTRFGPVTLSNARHRDDPRPLDDRCACPACRKHSRAYLHHLINAKEILGAMLLTWHNLHYYQDLMREMRTAIAAGRFAAFAETFAAEQEKGDMPSL, encoded by the coding sequence GTGAGCCTCGATTTCGCATTGCTCGCCCGTGACGGCCGCGCGCGACTTGGCCGGATCGAGACCGCGCACGGCCCGGTCGCCACGCCCGCCTTCATGCCGGTCGGCACCGCGGCAACGGTCAAGGCGATGACGGCGGATGCGGTGCGCGCCACGGGCGCCGAGATGGTGCTCGCCAACACCTACCACCTGATGCTGCGCCCGGGGGCCGAACGGATCGAGCGGCTCGGCGGCCTGCACCGGTTCATGGATTGGCCCGGGCCGATCCTGACCGATTCCGGCGGCTTCCAGGTGATGTCGCTCGCCAAGCTCCGCACGATCACCGAGGCGGGCGTCACCTTCCAATCCCACGTCGACGGCAGCACTCACGAGCTTTCGCCCGAACGCGCGATGGATATTCAGCGCCAGCTCGGCGCCGACGTGACCATGGTGCTCGACGAATGCACGCCCTTTCCCGCCGACGAGGCGACGGCGGCGGATTCCATGCGCCGGTCCATGCGCTGGGCGGCGCGGTCGAAGGATGCATTTGTCCGCAGGTCCGGCTACGGCCTGTTCGGGATCAATCAGGGCGGGGTTTACGAAAATTTGCGCCGGGAATCGGCCGAGGCGCTCAAGGCCATTGGTTTCGATGGCTACGCCGTCGGCGGGCTCGCGGTCGGCGAGGGCCAGGAAACGACTTTCCGGGTGCTCGATTTCACCCTGCCGCTGCTGCCCGAGGACCGGCCGCGCTATCTGATGGGCGTCGGCAAGCCCGCCGACCTGGTGGGGGCGGTCGCGCGCGGCATCGACCTGTTCGACTGCGTGCTGCCGACCCGCTCGGGGCGGACCGAGCAGGCGTTCACCCGTTTCGGCCCGGTCACCCTTTCGAATGCCCGCCACCGGGACGACCCCCGGCCGTTGGACGACCGGTGCGCCTGCCCCGCCTGCCGCAAGCATTCGCGCGCCTATCTCCACCACCTCATCAACGCCAAGGAGATACTCGGCGCCATGCTGTTGACCTGGCACAACCTACACTATTATCAGGACCTGATGCGGGAGATGCGGACGGCTATCGCGGCCGGACGGTTCGCGGCGTTCGCGGAAACGTTCGCCGCCGAGCAGGAGAAAGGCGATATGCCGTCTTTGTGA
- a CDS encoding plasmid maintenance system killer protein, whose translation MPIASFRNKGLRELFETGQTRRIAAPFHRKAVLILDLLDNMESPADCAGAWKFHALKGDREGSYALSVSKNWRITFSWRNSAACDLDFEDYH comes from the coding sequence ATGCCGATTGCCAGTTTCCGGAATAAGGGGCTCCGGGAATTGTTCGAGACGGGACAGACCAGGCGGATCGCCGCGCCGTTTCACCGCAAGGCCGTGTTGATCCTCGATCTGTTGGACAACATGGAAAGCCCGGCGGATTGCGCGGGAGCGTGGAAGTTTCACGCCCTCAAGGGCGACCGGGAAGGAAGCTACGCCCTTTCGGTCTCGAAAAACTGGCGCATCACGTTTTCCTGGCGAAATAGCGCCGCCTGCGACCTCGATTTCGAGGACTACCACTGA
- a CDS encoding HigA family addiction module antidote protein: MFKIKRRPTPPGTMLREMYLKPRRVSVARFAAAVGCSRKHMSEIVNGRVRLKPDMAARIARVLGTSVRLWINLQANVDAFDAERAARKWKPSATYRAQAA; this comes from the coding sequence ATGTTCAAGATCAAGCGCCGTCCGACGCCGCCGGGCACGATGCTGCGGGAAATGTACTTAAAGCCGCGCCGCGTCTCGGTGGCCCGTTTCGCCGCCGCCGTGGGATGCTCGCGCAAGCACATGAGCGAGATCGTCAACGGCCGCGTCCGGCTGAAGCCGGACATGGCCGCGCGCATCGCCCGCGTTCTGGGAACCAGCGTCCGGCTGTGGATCAACCTGCAAGCCAACGTCGACGCCTTCGACGCCGAACGCGCGGCGCGGAAATGGAAGCCCTCGGCGACTTACCGCGCCCAGGCGGCGTGA
- the queF gene encoding NADPH-dependent 7-cyano-7-deazaguanine reductase QueF, with product MARKTRLTQLGRPAPIPASPDKARLECVANPHPGETYLVRLVCPEFTSLCPITGQPDFAHLVVDYAPGPRIVESKSFKLYLASFRNVGAFHEDCTLAIAKKIRAAARPMWLRIAGYWYPRGGIPIDVFWQSGPPPKGLWLPDPGVAPYRGRG from the coding sequence ATGGCGCGTAAGACCCGATTGACCCAACTCGGACGCCCGGCCCCGATCCCCGCCTCGCCCGACAAGGCGCGCCTGGAATGCGTCGCCAATCCGCACCCGGGTGAAACCTACCTCGTGCGCCTGGTCTGTCCCGAGTTCACTTCGCTCTGCCCGATCACCGGCCAGCCCGATTTCGCGCACCTGGTGGTCGACTACGCGCCCGGGCCCCGGATCGTCGAAAGCAAATCTTTCAAGCTTTATCTCGCCAGTTTCCGCAACGTGGGCGCCTTCCACGAGGACTGCACGCTCGCCATCGCCAAGAAAATCCGCGCCGCGGCCCGGCCGATGTGGCTGCGCATCGCCGGCTACTGGTATCCGCGCGGGGGCATTCCGATCGACGTGTTCTGGCAGTCGGGTCCGCCGCCCAAGGGGCTCTGGCTGCCCGATCCCGGCGTCGCGCCCTATCGCGGGCGCGGCTAG
- a CDS encoding M20/M25/M40 family metallo-hydrolase produces the protein MSACANPTNAPLPPLDPVERDLRTRLQAHVVMLGLTIGERNAWKPEGAERAAQYIETSFAGIGLDPKRLPYTVPRSAVGGPFGFVGALAERLPAEQTHVNLEADIAGKAKANEIVVVGAHYDSLHGTKGANDNATGVAAVLEIARDLRDSRPARTIRFVAFANEEPPFFKSEAMGSRVYARDARARGDNIVAMFSLETIGYYSNAPGSQRAPFPLGLFYPTAGNFVIFVGNFSSRALVNRSVAAFRRATPFPAERFYGPAFIPGVDWSDQWSFWREGYPGVMVTDTAPYRYPHYHLESDTPDKIDYDSFARVVAGLVDVVRAAAND, from the coding sequence ATGAGCGCGTGCGCGAACCCGACCAACGCCCCCTTGCCGCCGCTCGACCCGGTCGAGCGGGACTTGCGAACGCGGCTCCAGGCCCACGTGGTCATGCTCGGCCTGACCATCGGCGAGCGCAACGCCTGGAAACCGGAGGGCGCCGAACGCGCCGCCCAATACATCGAAACGTCTTTCGCCGGAATCGGACTCGATCCCAAGCGCCTGCCCTACACTGTGCCCCGTTCGGCGGTCGGCGGGCCGTTCGGTTTCGTCGGCGCGCTCGCCGAGCGGCTGCCGGCCGAACAAACCCACGTCAATCTCGAAGCCGACATCGCCGGCAAGGCCAAAGCGAACGAGATCGTCGTGGTCGGCGCGCATTACGATTCGCTCCACGGCACCAAGGGCGCCAACGACAACGCGACCGGTGTCGCCGCCGTCCTGGAAATCGCGCGCGACCTGAGGGATTCGCGCCCCGCCCGCACCATCCGCTTCGTCGCCTTCGCCAACGAGGAACCGCCCTTCTTCAAGAGCGAGGCCATGGGCAGCCGCGTCTACGCGCGCGACGCGCGGGCGCGCGGCGACAATATCGTCGCCATGTTTTCGCTCGAAACCATCGGCTACTACTCGAATGCGCCGGGCAGCCAGCGAGCACCCTTCCCGCTCGGGCTCTTTTACCCCACCGCCGGCAACTTCGTCATATTCGTCGGGAATTTTTCGTCGCGCGCGCTGGTCAACCGGAGCGTCGCCGCGTTCCGCCGGGCGACGCCATTTCCGGCCGAGCGTTTCTACGGCCCCGCCTTCATCCCCGGCGTCGACTGGTCGGACCAATGGAGTTTCTGGCGCGAAGGCTATCCGGGGGTGATGGTGACCGACACCGCGCCCTACCGTTATCCCCACTATCACCTGGAGTCCGACACGCCGGACAAGATCGACTACGATTCGTTCGCCCGCGTGGTCGCCGGCCTAGTCGACGTGGTGCGCGCGGCGGCGAACGATTAG
- a CDS encoding sulfite exporter TauE/SafE family protein yields the protein MPDLSGFIALDPLNVAALFVVGFVGGMVSGFIGSGGAFVLTPAMMSMGVPGIVAVASNICHKFPKALVGAMKRAKFGQVDVKLGLIMGASAEAGVLIGAQIQQNVKEAFGDAGSNLYVSVAFVIVLGIVGGFVLRDAWRLHRAGLTDQKETAGKLALWVRSLHIPGTMVYFKSIDARVSFLVTIPMGFATGLLAATIAVGGFIGVPSMIYVLGVPSLMASATELVIAFVMGLGGTIKFAWEGFVDVRLAMIILAGSLFGIQVGAIGTTYVKPYMVKVVMGAIMITVLFSRLFVVPVYMADLGLIGSLGRAAPILSKISFAIMVFALVLGAAIIGYALYTGMRDHAREQALKAAAA from the coding sequence ATGCCCGACCTGTCCGGTTTCATCGCCCTCGATCCGCTCAATGTCGCCGCCCTGTTCGTCGTCGGTTTCGTCGGCGGCATGGTTTCGGGCTTCATCGGCTCGGGCGGCGCCTTCGTGCTGACGCCGGCGATGATGAGCATGGGCGTGCCCGGCATCGTCGCGGTCGCGAGCAACATCTGCCACAAGTTCCCGAAGGCGCTGGTCGGCGCCATGAAGCGCGCCAAGTTCGGCCAAGTCGACGTCAAGCTCGGGCTGATCATGGGCGCCTCGGCCGAGGCCGGCGTGCTGATCGGCGCCCAGATCCAGCAGAACGTCAAGGAGGCGTTCGGCGACGCCGGCTCGAACCTCTACGTTTCGGTCGCGTTCGTGATCGTGCTCGGCATCGTCGGCGGGTTCGTCCTGCGCGACGCCTGGCGCCTGCACCGGGCGGGCCTGACCGACCAGAAGGAGACCGCCGGCAAGCTCGCGCTCTGGGTCCGCTCGCTCCACATTCCCGGCACGATGGTTTACTTCAAGAGCATCGACGCCCGCGTTTCGTTTTTGGTCACGATCCCGATGGGCTTCGCGACCGGGCTGCTCGCCGCGACCATCGCCGTCGGCGGCTTCATCGGCGTGCCTTCCATGATTTACGTGCTCGGCGTGCCCAGCCTGATGGCCTCGGCGACCGAACTGGTGATCGCCTTCGTTATGGGTCTCGGCGGCACCATCAAGTTCGCATGGGAAGGGTTCGTCGACGTGCGCCTCGCCATGATCATCCTCGCCGGGTCCTTGTTCGGCATCCAGGTCGGCGCCATCGGCACCACCTACGTCAAGCCCTACATGGTCAAGGTGGTGATGGGCGCGATCATGATCACGGTGCTGTTCAGCCGCCTGTTCGTGGTGCCGGTTTACATGGCCGATCTCGGCCTGATCGGTTCGCTCGGGCGGGCGGCACCGATCCTGAGCAAAATCAGCTTCGCGATCATGGTGTTCGCGCTGGTGCTCGGCGCGGCCATCATCGGCTACGCCCTCTATACCGGCATGCGCGACCACGCGCGCGAACAGGCGCTCAAGGCGGCCGCGGCCTAA
- a CDS encoding universal stress protein, giving the protein MVAHELSPVGRFDKILLATDGSDYSAGATRIAIALAAKAGAQLVALTVLPDPDGVAPELNEEKRRAAEAILDRVRQAAKAAKVPCDANARYGHDPYEVIVKEIRETHPDVAVLGRRGRRGLARLVLGDATAKVIGHAPCSVLVVPETAEMWSKILVATDGSRSSDAACVTAARLGHLDNSPLSVLSVMVPSHSDARQAEAPQIVERVVAALKKDGVAAEGLVERGIAEEAIIETAKRRNVGLIVLGSHGRTGLGRILFGSKAERVIEAAPCPVMIVKAM; this is encoded by the coding sequence ATGGTCGCACACGAGCTTTCGCCCGTCGGTCGGTTCGACAAAATCCTGCTCGCCACCGACGGCTCCGACTACAGCGCCGGCGCCACCCGCATCGCCATCGCGCTCGCCGCCAAGGCCGGCGCCCAGTTGGTCGCGCTTACCGTGCTGCCCGACCCCGACGGCGTTGCCCCCGAACTCAACGAGGAAAAACGCAGGGCGGCGGAAGCCATCCTCGACCGGGTCCGCCAGGCCGCCAAGGCGGCGAAGGTGCCGTGCGACGCCAACGCCCGCTACGGCCACGATCCCTACGAAGTCATCGTCAAGGAAATCCGGGAGACCCATCCGGACGTGGCGGTGCTCGGCCGGCGCGGGCGCCGGGGCCTCGCCCGCCTCGTCCTCGGCGACGCCACCGCCAAGGTGATCGGCCACGCGCCGTGCAGCGTCCTGGTGGTGCCGGAAACCGCCGAGATGTGGAGCAAAATACTGGTCGCGACCGACGGATCGCGCTCGTCGGACGCAGCCTGCGTGACCGCGGCGCGCCTCGGCCACCTCGACAATTCGCCGCTTTCCGTGCTGTCGGTGATGGTGCCGAGCCACAGCGACGCCCGCCAGGCGGAAGCACCTCAGATCGTCGAACGCGTCGTCGCCGCCCTGAAGAAGGACGGCGTCGCCGCCGAGGGCCTGGTCGAACGCGGCATCGCCGAGGAAGCGATCATCGAGACCGCCAAGCGCCGCAACGTCGGCCTGATCGTGCTCGGAAGCCACGGCCGCACGGGGCTCGGGCGCATCCTGTTCGGCAGCAAGGCCGAGCGGGTGATCGAAGCGGCGCCCTGCCCGGTAATGATCGTCAAGGCGATGTGA